AGGCCCCGCTGCCGTACTCCCGGAGCGCGTCCGCGGTCATCAGCCCGATATCGAAGGGGTCGCTCTCGTACCACGCATAGAAGCGGTCCGCGATGTCACGACCGTCGAAGGCACCCTGCTCAACGAACTGCTCGACCGATCCCGAACGACTCGATCCGAACGGTAGCGACCGCCGCCCGTCGGTGACGTACGGTGGCCCGACCGTCTCGCGCTCTCACGTGTCGGTCATCACAGCCGCCAGTGCGTCCCGGTGGAACGCGATGGCATCGCTCCTGCCGACCGGCGGGTATCGGGGATTGGTCACCTCGCCTCCGGAGTCGACGGCGCTCTCGGCGATCGCGGCGATCCGATGAGCGGGACGGACCGCCGGGAGGGGTCTGACGTCGGCGTAGCCCTCTCTGAACGCCTGCCGGAGCGGCTCGGGATCGGCGACGTACCAGTCCGCGACGAGGTACTCGGATTTGGCGACCGAGAGGGCGGGCGCGGCCGCGAGTGGCGCTTCCCAGTCGACGACCGCCGTGACCGAGTCGCCGGCGACCAGCGCGTTTCCCGGCCGGAAGTCCCACGGGAACAGTCGCGCGTCGGACTCGCCGTCGGACTCGGCCGCGACGACGGCCCGGAGATCATCTCGGAGCGGGTCGAACGCCGGCGGGAGCCGGTCGATCGCTCGCCGGCCGTAGTCCCGGAACCACGGCCCCCAGTCCCGGCCGTCCGACGTGAGGGTCCCGTCCGACAGCTCCAGTCGCCCGTGCTCGTCGAACCGGAACGCCTCGTGGAGCCGGGCGAGCGCCGCCCCGAACCAGCGCGCGAGGTCCCGTCGCGCCCCCTCTCCGATCGAGACGAACGCCTCGTGGAGATCGTCGCCGGCGACGTAGGCGGTGAGCATATACGCGACGCCGTCGTGCGCCCCCGCGGCGAGTACTGGCGGCACCGGGACGAACGTCCGCCGGCGCACCGCGCTCAACAGCGCCGCTTCGGTGCGAAGCCAGGTCCGCTCGGCACAGACCTGGACGACGACCGGCCCCCGGTTCGCGAACCGGGCAAGCGCCGTCTGCTTTCGACGCCCGCGATCGATCGACTCGACGTCGACCACGGCGTCGTCGATCGACTCCAGCGCGGCCGCAGCCGCGGCATGCGCCGACTCGCCGTCGAACGCGGCAGTCAGTCGGCTCATCCGCTCTCCCGCAGTATCGCCGGCAGTTCGACCAGCGAGTCGATCACGTACTCCGGTTCGTACGCCCCGGCGTCCTCGTCCGCTCGCAACCACGCCACCGACAGCCCCGCGTTGTGTGCACCGGCGACGTCGTAGGCCAGCGAGTTCCCGACGTACAGCGTCCGCTCTCGGGCGACATTGAGCTCCTCGAGGGCGCGATCGAACGGCGCGGTGTGTGGCTTCGACCGGGGCAACTCGGCCCCGTAGACGACCACGTCGAAGCGACCCGTGACGCCGAGCGCGTCGAGTTTCGTCCGCTGGCGGTCTCTCGGCCCGTTGGTGACGACGCCGATCGGGCCGACTCCGGCCGCCCCCTCCAGTGCAGTCTCCGTCCCCGGCAGATGAGTTACCGCGCTGTCGTCGATCTCCGAGACCAGCGCGCGGGCGACCGCGAGCGTGTCGACACTGGATCGACCGTGCTGGGCGGCGACCCGGGCGAGTCCAGCGCCGAAGTATCCGACCGTGTCGCCGTGATCCGGCGGCCCGTCCAGCGCCTCCCAGAGGGCCGGCGGGTCGCCGAACGGCGTCTCACCGACCCGCTCGAACGCCCGCTCGTAGACCGCCTGCATGTCCTGCGTGCGGCGACAGAGCGTCCCGTCGAGGTCGAAGAGGACCGCGTCAACATTTGCCATGGACGAGCCTTGGCGCTGCCGAGGGAAAAGCCGGCGGGCGACAGCACCGACCTCAGTTTCACACCAACGACTTCTGGCCGGCTATTCCGGCGTCAACAGTGATTCGACCCGTTCGAGTTCCCCGTCTTCCAGACCGTCGAGTTCGGAGAGCGGCGCAGCGAGAACGCCCGCGGCAATCGCCGACGCCGTCTCGGCGAGTACCCGCTGGCGTTCGTCGGTGAGGCTGTCCATCGCGTCCAGACGGGCGGTCGCGCGCTCCAGTTCCCGCCGTTCGACCGTCCGACTGCGTCGCCGGACGGCTTCGAGCGCGTCTTCGACGACGGGGTCGCAGTCGTCGGCGGCGCTGTCAGGCCGTTCCAGCTTCGCGGCCCCCGTTCGGTCAGTGCTCGGTTCGACGCCGTCGCTGCTCATGCCCGACATTTGACGCCCGTCCCGAAACAACGCTTTTGCGAACATATTCGGCTTGTCGCGTTCTGCTGGGCGGTCGATCACTCGACGCGGTCTTCGAGGTAGTCCAGTTGGGCTTGGAGTTCTTTGCGGCGCTGGCGCTGTACCACGGTCGCGTCGAGAATCGACCCGCCGGGCGCGTCGAGCGCGAACTCCGTGCGTGCGGTCACCGCAGTCGTCCCGTCCCGCTCCGTGAGTTCGTACGTCGTCGTCATCGAGTCGAAGACCCCGTCGATCTGCTCGTACGCCAGCGCCGCCTGCTCGTCCTCGGAGACCCGCAGCGTCAGCGATATCCGCAACAGCCCCAGCGCCTTCGAGATCTCCAGTCGGTCGCCGTCGATCTCGACCTCGTCGAACCCCGACGCTCGCATGAACGGCTCGAGGTCGTCGAGCGCGTCCCGGATCTCGTCCGACGAGGCCTCGATCGACCGCGTGACAGTGACAGTTTCCATAGCGATCGTCGTCGGTTCTTGGGTACCTTCGCCATCGACGAATACCTTCGTGCGAACGTGTTCGTCTCGATGTCGGCCCCGACCGCGACGGTCGTTCGATAGCAATACTATTGGACAATCGCACGTACACTCCGATATGGACGATCCACAGGTACTCGTCGCAGGAGAGGCGTTGATCGATCTGTTTCCGGCGACTCCGGGGCCGATCGCCGACGCGGAGACGCTCACGCGCCGGGCGGGCGGCGCACCGACGAACGTCGCGGTCGCGCTGGCTCGGCTCGGCCATCCGCCGCTTCTGTGGGCGCGACTCGGCGACGATCCCTTCGGCGATCACCTCGCGGACGTGCTGACCGACAACGGCGTCCGCGAGGAGCTGCTGGAACGCGACCCGGAGCGGAAGACGGCCCACACTCTCGTCGGCAAGGACGAGGACGGCGACCAGTCGTTCACCTTCTTCGCCGACGAGACGGCGACGTTCGCGATGCAGCCGGGGGCGGTCCCGGCCGAGACGCTGGAGCGCGTCGAGTGGGTCCACGTCGGCGGCGTCACGCTGCACACCGAGCCGTCGCGGTCGGCGACGCTGGAGCTGATGGAGCGCGCGAGCGAACGCGGCTGTACCGTCTCGTTCGATCCGAACACGCGGGCGGACCTCTGGCCCGAGGCGTCGGTGCTCGTCGAGACGCTCGAGCGCGCGCTCGGACTCGCCGACGTGGTCAAGACCGATCGGGACGACCTGTCGGTGCTCGTCGATGCGGCCGACGAGGACGCACTCGCGGCGGACCTCCTCGAGCGCGGGCCCCATACCGTGCTGCTCACCCGCGGGAGCGAGGGCGCGATGGCCCGCGCGTCCGAAGCTGCCCCCTGGGGCCCGGCTGAGACGACCTTTGGCGGCTTCGAGGTTGACGTTGTCGAGACGACCGGTGCCGGGGACGCGTTCGTCGCCGGTACGATCGCCGGACTGCTCGGCGAGCGCTCGCTTTCCGAGACCGTGCGCTACGCGAGCGCGGTGGGGGCGCTTGCGACCACCGCGACCGGCGCGATGGACGGGTTGCCATCGGAAGACGACGTAGCGGAAATAATTGCCGATAACGCCTGAAGCGGCCGTTTTCGCCAGATTCGCGGATCGGAAGAACGGCAACGATTATACGTCGGGCAATCCCATCGACACGGTATGCAACGACGTGCCGCGGCAGTCTATTTCGTCCTCTTCGCAGTCGTCAGTGCGGGAGCGTACACGTACGTCGGGATGGCAGAGCGACCGCAGGTCGACCTCTCCGGCGAGACCTACGCAGAGGGGGAGACGCTCACAGTCGGGGATCGAACCTACACGGTCGCGTCGGTCGGTGACAGTTCCGGCGAACTGACCTGGACGGATCCGGACGCGACGTATACGGCGACGCTACAGAACGACTCGACGGTGTCCTGGCAGGTCGTCTCCTGGGACGGCCAGCGCGTCGACCGGGTGACGGTCCCGAACGGTTCGACGGTCACCTTCGGCGACCGCGATCACCGGATGCGGTTGAACGCCTCGACCGACCCTCCGACGCTTCGGCTCGAAGCGGTCGAGAACAGCTCGATCAACACGACGTTCGAACGCGGTGAGACACTCTCTTTCGAGTACGACGACCAGTACGTCCCCGACGGAACGATAACGAATGTCACCTCGGACGAGGCAACCGCGTCGTGGGGCTCGGCGTATCTGGTCTCCATTCCCAACGAGACCGACCCGGCGACGGCATCGCTGATCCAGCAGCAGAACGTCACTCGCCTGCTGTTGACCGACGACGCCGTCGAGGACTCGCTGGGGACCGCTCCCGACGGGACGCGGTACGTCCAGTACCGCAACGGCACCCAGCAACCGCTCGCGGCGTACCTGCCCGAGCCCGAGATCAGAACGCTCGCCGAGGGCGAGACGCTCACCTACGAGGGCAACGAGACGACAGTCGGGAACATCACCCGCTCGACGCTCCCGCTGAACCGGACCGGTCCCGGAACGGTCGGCGTGGGACTGTCGGCGGGACAGTCGGTAGACCTCGATGGGCAGTCGTACTTCGTCCACATCCCCGATTCGGGGACAGTCCAGCTCGCCCCGAACACCACCGAGACACGCGAGGCCTACCGTAACTCACAGGAGCAGATCGACGACTATCAGGAGCGCAAGGCCGGCCTGTGGGGCGTGGTCATCCTGAGTTCATTCGCGGCAGTGCTGTTGCTCGGACTGTCGTATCTGCCGAACAAGGATTGATACCGTGAGTCGGCTTTGATCACTGCCGGACGAGCCAGACCAGGCCGGCCCCGACGGCGATCGTCGCCAGCACGCCCAGCAGTTGCAGCACCGAGGCCGCGAGGCTGCCGTTCGTCTGCCAGGGCATCCCGGCGATGGTTCCCAGGCCGATCAACACGAGCAACGCGCCCGCGAGCGTGCCGAACAGTTCGAGCCTGTCCGACATCTCGAGTGCGTCGTTGAATCGTCCGTCCGTGCTCATATCCCCCCTCTCGCGTTTCAGGGTGGTAAAGAATCCGGTTCGAGCCGGAACTAACCGTCACACCGTGCCGGGACGGATCCGGAACTGCTCGTACTCGCCGTGAGACAGTTCCAGCGCCCCGAGCCACCAGTTCCAGCGTTCGATCAGGGCGTACTCGTCCGGGGCGTCGTGGAGGTTCGAGACGACGACAGTGACGGTCAGTTCGTGGCCGAAATCGGCCTCGAACCGTCCGGAATCGGTCAGATCACGCGCCTGTCTGGCGACGACGTGTGCCGCCCGCTCGCCGGCCTCGAACTCCGTCCGGAGCGTCGCTTCGAGCGTCGTTGGATCCACAGGTCAGAACGTGTAGCCGTCGTCGCGCGGTTCGTCCTGCATCGCCGGGTCCTGCTGGTCCTCGACGGTCTGGGAGAACATGTCCTCCTCGGTGGCCCCCGTCGTCGGCTCGTCCTCTTCGACGTCGTAAGCGGAGACGCCCATCGTCAGCAACTCCTCGACGGCCTGGTCTCGGTTGACGAACTCGTCCTGCTCGACCAGCCGCCGGATCTCGTTCTCGATTCGATCCGGCAACGAAACTTCGATTTTCGGCATGTGTGTCGCTCTAGGTCGGACGTGTATAAATCCACGGGGGCACATCGACGAGGAGAGCGCGTACGACTACACACTTGTGTCTCCGGCCCATAGCCCTGTGCATGCTAACGGGACGATTTCCCGACGCCGGCGAGCGCGACCCCGAAGCGTTGCTCGTCGCGTATCTGGACGTGCTGGGCGACGTGATCGACGAGCAAGGGGTCGAAATCGTCGCCGCGGAGACCGACCTCTCGACGGCGACCGTCGAGACGCTCGCCGACGGTGTGACGACGGCGTCAGACGCTCCGGACGTGGCCGAACGTGCCGCCGATATCACACTCGATGAGGCCGCCGCGGTCCTCGCGCGCTCCGCGGAGTTTCCGGACGCCGAGACGGTCGCCGCCGAGGCCCGTGACATCCTGCTGATGGGGATGACGACGGCCGTGATGGACGTTGACGCCGTCGCGTCCCGGCTCGACGCTACCGACCCGAAGACGATCCAGCAACAGGTCGAGGGCCGTCATCCGATTACGCTCGAGGAATACGCCCGCATTCACTCCCTGCTGGAGGGGGCGCCGTGACTCGCGTCGCCGTCCTCGGCTGTGGCTACGTCGGTTGCGAGCTGGTCCGACAGCTCCAGCCCGATCACGAGGTCGTCGGCGTCCGTCGCTCGGAATCGGGGCTTCGGGCCGTCGAGGAGACGGGCGCGACGGCCGTCAAGGCCGACGTCACCGAACCCGAGACGCTCGCGGCCGTGCCGGACGCCGACTGGGTGGTCTTTGCCGCCTCCAGCGGCGGTCGCGACGCCGAGGCCGCCCGCGAGACCTACGTCGAGGGACTCCGGGCGACGATCGACCACTTCTGTAGCCGCGAGACAGTCCCCGACCGGATCGTCTACACGTCGAGCACGGGCGTCTACGGCGACCGTGACGGCGACTGGGTTGACGAGGATACGCCGATCGGCCCCGAGACCGAACGCGGGCAGGTCCTGGCCGAGGCCGAGACAATCGCCCGCCAGCGCCCGATCGACGACACGGACGGCACGGTCGCCCGCTTCGCCGGCCTGTACGGACCCGATCGCTACCGTCTCGATCGATATCTCGAGGGGCCGGTCACCGAGGGACACCTGAACATGGTCCACCGGGACGACGCCGCCGGTGCGGTCCGGTTCCTGCTTGCAGGCGGGCACGCCCGCCGCGAGGTCGTCAACGTCGTCGACGACGAACCGGTCGAGAAGTGGGCCTTCGCCGACTGGCTGGCGGCGCAGTGCGGCGAACCCGAACCGGCCAAACGGACCGTCAGCGAGCGACTTGACGATCCCGAACTGTCGGACGCGGCCCGGAACTGGATCGGGGCCGACAAGCGCGTCAGCAACGAGAAACTCCGGGCTCTCGGCTACGAGTTCGCCTATCCGACTTACCGCGATGGGTACCGGGCGGCGATCGAGGCCTATCGCGAGTAGCCCCTGCGGTTCCGGGGCCTGTCGCGCCCAACAGTTTTCAGCCCGTCGCTCGCACGTAGGGCCATGCCGACAGTACTGTGTATCGGTGGGACGCGCTTTATCGGCCGGGCGACAGTATCGGAGTTTCTCGAACACGGATACGACGTGACGCTCTGTAATCGCGGCCGTCACCCGAACCCGTTCGCCGATAATCCCCATGTCGAGCACGTCACCTGTGACCGCCGCGAGGACGACCAACTGCAGGCGGTCGCCGAACAGGTCGATCCCGACATCGTCGTCGATCTGGTCGCCTACCACCCCCGCGACGTCCGGGTCGCGACGGACGTTTTCGCGGACGTCGATGCCTACGTCTTTGTCTCCAGCGGGGCCGCCTACGCGGCCGAGGACGTCCCCAAGCGGGAGGGCGCGACAGCACTGGAGTCGTGTACCGACGCGGAGGCGGTCGACGACACGGCCGCCACCTACGGCAAGCGCAAGGCAGAGGGCGATCGCGCGGTCTTCGAGGCGGCCGCCGACGGCGTGCGAGCGATGAGCGTCCGGCCGACGATCGTCTACGGGCCGCACGACTACACCGAGCGACTGGACTACTGGCTCGCCCGGATCGACGCCCACGACCGGATCGTCGTCCCCGGCGACGGCGGCTCCCTGCACCATCTCGTCTTCGTCGAGGACGTCGCCAGCGCCCTGCGGATCGTCGCCGAGAACGGGACCGCGGGCGAGGCCTACAACGTCGCCGGCCGGCACGCCCCGCCGCTGGGCGAACTGATCGAGCTGGCCGCCGAGGCGCTCGGGGCCGACGTCACGCCAACCCACGCCGGCGCGCGCGAACTCACGCCCGACCTCGAGCCCGACGGGTTCCCGCTCTATCGGTCCCGTCCCCACCTGCTGGCGACCGAGAAACTCGCGTCGCTGGGCTGGCAGTCGACGCCGCACGCGGCGGCGCTGGAGACGACCGTCGAAGAACACCGCCGGAGCGACCGGGACGGCAGCGACCGGGGACCGCACCGCGACGTTGAGCGCGACGTTCTGAGCCGGCTGGACTAGTCATTCCCGACCCAGCGCGGCGACCAAACCGTTATCCCACCGGCGAGCGCATGTTCCCTCATGTTCCAGAAGTCGATCTGGATCCGACTGCCCCGGAACGTCCTCGTCGGCCACGGCGTCCTCGAGGACACCGTCACGGCGGTCGAGGAACTCCACCTCGCCGGGCGGCCGCTGATCGTCACCAGCCCGACGCCCAGAGAGGTCGCCGGCGAGCGCGTCGCCGAACTGTTTGCGGCGGCCGGACGCGACCCCGAGACGATCGTCGTCGAGACGGCGAGTTTCGACGCGGTCGAGCGCGTCATCGACGCCGCTGACGACGCCGACGCGGGCTTTCTGGTCGGCGTCGGCGGCGGCAAGCCGATCGACATCGCGAAGATGGCCGCCGACCACCGCGGGCAGGGGTTCGTCTCGGTCCCGACCGCGGCGAGCCACGACGGCATCGTTTCGGGCCGGGGGTCGGTCCCCGAAAAGGACACCCGCCACAGCGTCGCCGCCGAGCCGCCGCTGGCGGTCGTGGCCGACACAGCGATCATCGCCGACGCCCCCTGGCGGCTCACGACCGCCGGCTGTGCCGATATCATCTCGAATTACACGGCTGTCCGGGACTGGAACCTCGCGCGTCGCCTGCAGAACGTCGAGTACTCCGAGTACGCCGGCGCGCTCTCCCAGATGACCGCCGAGATGCTCGTCGAGAAC
This window of the Halapricum desulfuricans genome carries:
- a CDS encoding NAD-dependent epimerase/dehydratase family protein gives rise to the protein MPTVLCIGGTRFIGRATVSEFLEHGYDVTLCNRGRHPNPFADNPHVEHVTCDRREDDQLQAVAEQVDPDIVVDLVAYHPRDVRVATDVFADVDAYVFVSSGAAYAAEDVPKREGATALESCTDAEAVDDTAATYGKRKAEGDRAVFEAAADGVRAMSVRPTIVYGPHDYTERLDYWLARIDAHDRIVVPGDGGSLHHLVFVEDVASALRIVAENGTAGEAYNVAGRHAPPLGELIELAAEALGADVTPTHAGARELTPDLEPDGFPLYRSRPHLLATEKLASLGWQSTPHAAALETTVEEHRRSDRDGSDRGPHRDVERDVLSRLD
- a CDS encoding DUF7120 family protein, which codes for MPKIEVSLPDRIENEIRRLVEQDEFVNRDQAVEELLTMGVSAYDVEEDEPTTGATEEDMFSQTVEDQQDPAMQDEPRDDGYTF
- a CDS encoding carbohydrate kinase family protein, which encodes MDDPQVLVAGEALIDLFPATPGPIADAETLTRRAGGAPTNVAVALARLGHPPLLWARLGDDPFGDHLADVLTDNGVREELLERDPERKTAHTLVGKDEDGDQSFTFFADETATFAMQPGAVPAETLERVEWVHVGGVTLHTEPSRSATLELMERASERGCTVSFDPNTRADLWPEASVLVETLERALGLADVVKTDRDDLSVLVDAADEDALAADLLERGPHTVLLTRGSEGAMARASEAAPWGPAETTFGGFEVDVVETTGAGDAFVAGTIAGLLGERSLSETVRYASAVGALATTATGAMDGLPSEDDVAEIIADNA
- a CDS encoding NAD(P)-dependent glycerol-1-phosphate dehydrogenase, producing MFQKSIWIRLPRNVLVGHGVLEDTVTAVEELHLAGRPLIVTSPTPREVAGERVAELFAAAGRDPETIVVETASFDAVERVIDAADDADAGFLVGVGGGKPIDIAKMAADHRGQGFVSVPTAASHDGIVSGRGSVPEKDTRHSVAAEPPLAVVADTAIIADAPWRLTTAGCADIISNYTAVRDWNLARRLQNVEYSEYAGALSQMTAEMLVENADSIKPGLEESAWIVVKALVSSGVAMSIAGSSRPASGAEHLFSHRLDRLVPNAALHGHQVGVGSIITAYLQDGEQGMWREIRDALERIGAPTTAEGLGIDESTVIEALTSAHEIRDRYTILGNGMNEEAAREAARVTGVI
- a CDS encoding SRPBCC family protein; its protein translation is METVTVTRSIEASSDEIRDALDDLEPFMRASGFDEVEIDGDRLEISKALGLLRISLTLRVSEDEQAALAYEQIDGVFDSMTTTYELTERDGTTAVTARTEFALDAPGGSILDATVVQRQRRKELQAQLDYLEDRVE
- a CDS encoding SDR family oxidoreductase; its protein translation is MTRVAVLGCGYVGCELVRQLQPDHEVVGVRRSESGLRAVEETGATAVKADVTEPETLAAVPDADWVVFAASSGGRDAEAARETYVEGLRATIDHFCSRETVPDRIVYTSSTGVYGDRDGDWVDEDTPIGPETERGQVLAEAETIARQRPIDDTDGTVARFAGLYGPDRYRLDRYLEGPVTEGHLNMVHRDDAAGAVRFLLAGGHARREVVNVVDDEPVEKWAFADWLAAQCGEPEPAKRTVSERLDDPELSDAARNWIGADKRVSNEKLRALGYEFAYPTYRDGYRAAIEAYRE
- a CDS encoding HAD family hydrolase translates to MANVDAVLFDLDGTLCRRTQDMQAVYERAFERVGETPFGDPPALWEALDGPPDHGDTVGYFGAGLARVAAQHGRSSVDTLAVARALVSEIDDSAVTHLPGTETALEGAAGVGPIGVVTNGPRDRQRTKLDALGVTGRFDVVVYGAELPRSKPHTAPFDRALEELNVARERTLYVGNSLAYDVAGAHNAGLSVAWLRADEDAGAYEPEYVIDSLVELPAILRESG
- a CDS encoding DUF5791 family protein; its protein translation is MLTGRFPDAGERDPEALLVAYLDVLGDVIDEQGVEIVAAETDLSTATVETLADGVTTASDAPDVAERAADITLDEAAAVLARSAEFPDAETVAAEARDILLMGMTTAVMDVDAVASRLDATDPKTIQQQVEGRHPITLEEYARIHSLLEGAP
- a CDS encoding phosphotransferase family protein, whose protein sequence is MSRLTAAFDGESAHAAAAAALESIDDAVVDVESIDRGRRKQTALARFANRGPVVVQVCAERTWLRTEAALLSAVRRRTFVPVPPVLAAGAHDGVAYMLTAYVAGDDLHEAFVSIGEGARRDLARWFGAALARLHEAFRFDEHGRLELSDGTLTSDGRDWGPWFRDYGRRAIDRLPPAFDPLRDDLRAVVAAESDGESDARLFPWDFRPGNALVAGDSVTAVVDWEAPLAAAPALSVAKSEYLVADWYVADPEPLRQAFREGYADVRPLPAVRPAHRIAAIAESAVDSGGEVTNPRYPPVGRSDAIAFHRDALAAVMTDT